TGTCGTAAACAATCGCTCGAAAACACTTTGAATTGTAAATCAGGCCACaattttctgaaaacaaaaatgaaagatttATCGTTTTATTATCTACTATTATTATCGTTTTATTtctatgttgttgttgttattcttcTCATTGTTGTTAccttatgaaaaaatcgcttttctcattactAATGGGCCAATGGAAATTTTTAATGATGAAAGGTAATATTTTCGCTGTTACTTTAATTTATACCTAGATTTCCTATacgatctgatatttcatccgaAATTctgctatatttttatttttcatgggaacactgttcaTGGCCGTTTatgcatcgctctcttgttgtcAGATGTTCAGAAAACAGAACAGAAATTTCATACCACGTTTTTCATATGTCttcgaacaaggctctgtacctGGGGctaaagagggggggggggcggttgtagcttgaaacgctttttagacccgcATAACTCTTGAGAACCCACGTTTTCACGGAGCCGCTTTTGCGGTCTAActtgaaaattagaaaattttgaaCCTCCTTGCATTTCAAATTCCTGCGCACGCCCTTgctctgtgtgggttcgcaggttcgaatcccatgcagggatggttatgtgcgagaggattgctggactcctcgccgtcgttgggtggttcacgtaaccgctggtcggttacggcttcctccaccaccaagtccatgctccgaaaacaaacaatataactaatcccatacccgacttggaatggtaaccggacgagaggccatggttcgtcatatggataagccgtcttatcggctttcccctCCCCCCctcggataaatatgtaaatcctatcctatcctagatAAATCATGACAAACTGAGTGggatgttgggtatgggatttcAACTCGAAATGTGTAAAATTCGATTCACGTAGTTAGGTGGGTGTTATGCATGTTCGACCTCAAATTACACAGCTATTTTATACACTCCTCCCCCAAAACACCTTCATTAATTGAAACACACACACTAACTCCTTCCATGACGCCTGCTGGTGTCAGATTCTGACCCCACAATGAAGTAGGCTTACTACTCATTCGGTATAAATAATCTTAGTCTAACCTGTAACCAAAGTCGAAGTTGACTCTTGAAAGAATCGAGTGGAAGTTATGGAAGTGATTGATTGAGTTTTGTGCTCGTTGCCAAACGCATTAGTAGTTGTGACGTCATTAATTTTATCCGTGCTGGAGATATTTCTTGTTGCAGATGACGTAACGTCTTTAGTGATGTCATTACCTTCAGTAACGAAAGTCGTGCCATCCATCTGATTCGGGGTTGTTAGGTCAAACTTGGTCACTTCAGTTGAATGAACATTGTTGCCATGGTAAATTTCGGTTGTTATGGTAACTTCATCAATCTGTTTGTCCAGTAACGCTTCCTCCAGATTTTGAGTCAATTTATTTCTCAATTCTGCGGAAACGAAAGCTTTTTAACGATGTTTCTCAATTTTTACTATACTGTCGGGTATAAACGATTCCGGATACTATATATGGTGAATGAATTTTGACTTCAACCTCATCtttcaaattcatattttctaaaaaaatctcaggttcgaattccatgccACCATCCAAcacagggtgtaataaataCGGTAGGGAATGCCGTAGTGGAAAGATCCTAAGCCTCTCAAAAACATCGTTTGATATTAGTTGCTTTTCACAGCTCAATAACTCATAAATTTGCCCATATCTCTAATGATTATAGAAAATAACACGTGTCCAAAAATTCACTGCACCAAATTTCGCAGTAGGAAATTTCGTCGTATAGGGTTATGGTTAggactgggcatttcgaatcgaatatgaaattattcgaatcggttcagagcaaaatttcgaatcgccgccatcttgtttttttttcgttaatGATCGAGGTAAATTCCTCAATTCTTTTTATTGAAGCCTTactttttcaacgcaattctgacataggACGTATTGATGAtaacgtgttttttattgtgtgtgatcGCTCAGGAATATGCCTGAGTGATGTactctatgttttcagtaatttatgtgtctggaggacctaatacaataggaaagttacatacaattacatatctcccaagtattcgagattcaattcgattcgaaaaaattattcgatttgaatctgaaatcatcaggtattcgaaaatgcccagccctagggTATgctcttgaaaaaaaaaaaatttttaatgaGAATTTACCTCAAAAACCTAATTGTTTgcatcacaaatacttgttttacagcaaaatgttCTTGCGGCGATTTTCCCTATGCGGCAAGATTTCCCACGGCAAAATTTTCTAGAACCAGAATAATAAATTAGTAACTTACCTTGCTCATTTTTtgcctgaaaaataaaacaataaagttAAGTGGATTAAAAAGGGTTAATGAACATGATATTGAgtgcagtgttccctctaattcCCTCTAAAATGTTACACtgcacaattttttgtttttctgcgCATGAATATTTTAAGGCTGAGCAGAGTCCTAAATGATTTAAGAACTCTGtgaaataatacaataatatatattatcagaATGCAAACAAAGTACACATTTAACATAATAGCTTCTTGAATTGCGACATCGGCCAGCGCTGGCATTGTAGAATCGGCTAAAAATTGTCCGTACCAAATGATTCCAAAGAAATCAAGGCATTTGGACGAAACAGACAcgtgtgtgacatcacaatgaacagTTTCGTCATTTTTACCACTACGTAAGCTTACTACGTGAGCTAAACGAACATGATGCGCTTTACATAacttttgaaacaatattttttttgtataatgacgtgatacgacgcttactcgtgcCTTTTGCTTCGAACAAAGCCGTTTGTCGAAGTTCGATCCAAGGCATATAatcagtggtgagattcaaattttttgttagcCAGTTCCGTCACAAAGGTCAtttttttcagccggttctggtGTCAAAAAGTCAAAgccagtaaccagtaatgctaaccggttcgctgatctcataaaattccgtgagacagttctatagaaccgatgcgaaccggctgaatcccaccagtGCATATAAcgcattttcatctatctcgATTGGTTCACGCGGTGAAAGGATTATTAATTTCAAGCCAGAAAACGTctggttttcagtaaatcgttcaagaatagagcaaaatggtgttgaaTTGAATGAATTCATGCCATACTGCAAATGCCGCacaattgcatttaaaaaacgTTAAAAATTGTTCGAGAAAATGCCCCCTATGCTCACTATAACTCACCGTAATTGTTTCCTCCTGGCGGTATGACGTCACCACAACTCTGCCTCTGAATTGAACTTTCACAGAGATATCGACTGGGAATGTGAAAAGAAATATTGGCTTGAATTTTGTACAATTCCGACTCCGGAAATTTGAAAACAAGACTCCGACTCCGGAGAATGAGATtcgaaaaatttgaaagaaaaactccggctttgtttcatttaaaaatcaGAATCGAACTCcggaaaatttgtaaataagacTCCGACTCCGGAGTGCGTGAATAGTACTTTATGTGTTCGATCTTCATGAAATATCACTCGCGTCGGTTGCGTTCAGTTAGAATACCACGTTTTCCCAACCGGAAAGTAATTTTGTGTTTGATGTATAATTATCGATATTGTTTAGTCTTTCTGCTTACTATAATACTTATTTATGCACATTATTTGGTGAttccgaagtattcgtaccaagatggcgtacaacatgaacatagtatatgtgtaccggttaggattaaGGTTGTACGTCATCTTGgcacgaatacttccggagcgcccaatATTTAAACTGCACAAAACCGGAagcggtgctccagaagtatgcgcaccaggatgtcgcacaacctgaatcctaaccggtacacacatactatgtttaggttgtgcgccatcttggtgcgcatacttctggaggtccccgGGAGCGCATTGAACATCGATTCATTGAACACCCCGACGAGAATATTACCAATATTTAAATCAATCACCTGCCGTGGAAAATCCAATGCACAAGAACAACAGCTTCAATCTTTCCATGGCAGCTTGCTTCAATTCCAAGCGCGAAATTTGCCTTCGTAAAGAGAAGTCGATATCAGTGCTTTTTAACCGTTTTGGTGGAGCAGAGGTCAAGTCCagttttttccaaccagtaaaagacaaaaatcatacaaaaaaataaggaaaaatgaTATTTGCATCACTGGGAAATGAAAGCCGGATGCAACTGAAACTGGTTATCGAACAGCGACACCAAAGGTtcggtacttccgaagtatgtgaatcaagatggcgacaccggtacgtagtatgtaCACGAGGTTAGGTTAGGGCgttcggccataatttcaggtaataATACTGCGGGAGTTACTTGGCTagttcctgaactcgtaatgTAACTTTAttatggaaaattggaataaaaatatggcttcaccctaacctggtacacagactatacgttccggtgtccggcATCTTGATTTACATACTTCGGTAGCGCCACCCAAGGTTCTAACATCTAATTGGACAGATTTTGGAGGGAAGTTTCAAAATAACTGATATTAATGGTGAAtaccatatcgtcacgctaataactgaattgcgtaagtcatttttcgcagttttgagaaaaacgtaaaaaacttcctaatgatattgttatgccattgagagtcgataatttgccatggttcaattttttgatcgtagccggatttaagttaatttgtatgacgcagttaagtgacgtaataatgtcgcactgtgacttaggcacaaaggtgtctatgacttggggacattttgcaattttgcaactttactatatgcaccagtcatGAAACCTAAACATTccaaatatttcatattatgaATTTTGCGTATTAGCCAACTAATACCAATTATTAGAGATTTGTACTAGAAATTACCGTGTATATGAGCAATAAGCCCAGGGAATAGCCGGGGATCTAAAAACTCTCAGGAATTACTGCACAAAGAATTGCataaagtatacaaaattatgatactaacaaaacaaaatgttccTTTAAGTGTCGCAGGTTTAAAATCATATTGGCAAACTTGATAGATATTTGATTATATGAATCTTTCGTACAAAGCCACTAATGctaaaatgtgagatttgaagAAACACCCCCAACGCCATGTTTTATGagaacaaattagtaattatccagttgtgATTcgtaatgattttaaaatttgattttccagcgcaatctgcattcttaACCCAAACCTTAACTggataacgagaatatcggtcagagaccgaagacacatcgatcgaaagttaggggatcccaaaacagcgctcttactccatagtgacaccttgtgtcccatcactaattagttaataactcgctaattatacgacataattcatccaaaatcatatgatgaatgcacatgcaaaatctgaagcagattcaatctcgctttcgtgagatatcgcgtgcatctaacagacagacagacagacagacaaacaaacagacagacaaatacctatcaacatacttaccgattaaaatcgataagtaattaccaattttccttttttgattatatttaaacaatatacatatattaatataaactcTCGAATGTGAATGGAAACATGGGGAACCCCCTGGACTGAGCTGGTGGAACCT
This is a stretch of genomic DNA from Styela clava chromosome 2, kaStyClav1.hap1.2, whole genome shotgun sequence. It encodes these proteins:
- the LOC144419964 gene encoding uncharacterized protein LOC144419964, which gives rise to MERLKLLFLCIGFSTAVDISVKVQFRGRVVVTSYRQEETITAKNEQELRNKLTQNLEEALLDKQIDEVTITTEIYHGNNVHSTEVTKFDLTTPNQMDGTTFVTEGNDITKDVTSSATRNISSTDKINDVTTTNAFGNEHKTQSITSITSTRFFQESTSTLVTENCGLIYNSKCFRAIVYDRYKVTLSDAESLCESKLANIYDVTH